The genomic interval ATCTCACCTGCTGTTCTTCTTGCTGAACTGATTTCTGAGGCTGtaagagaaagaaacacacacaattgtgtATATAACTGCATCATGCtactcatttaaaaatgtatgtgtgagtgtttgtctgtgtttgggcagtgtgcgtgagagagaaacagacactgACCCATTTCCTTGGTCGACCACGGGGTCTTTTCTCCCCTGATGACTCTACCTTTTGATTAAAAACGTAAAAAATAAAGGACAAAGAAGATAAATGATAAgattaaatgctaaaaatgcttaaaaaaaaaaaaagctatgcaACGCGTTGACACAAATTGAGCTTCAGGGTTTTCCCTTACTTTGGCTGTTGGTCTGTGAGCCTTATTCTTACTCCCCCTGGGTCTTCCCCTTGGCCTTCTGGGAGCAGACGGATCCGCAGGCTCCTAGAAAACCAGattaattacattcattttgtacaatatttcacatcaaaacactATATTTAGTGCATACATTATGCAGATTTGCTGTATAAACAATATCTAGAACCAAATAGATTGAAGAACCTCTTGTTCACACTGACAAATTCAGTATGAAGTTTtctacaaaaaaataacagcaaGAAGTTTCAAATGAAAGCAGCATGTGCCCAAATATTTGACTGCCTGTGTGTATAATGCGATTCTGTAAAAACCTGTCGTTGTTTGCGgggtcttcctcttcctcgcTTTGGTGCTGTTGGACACTCAGCAGGTGCTGAGACTGCTACCTCTCCTCCTGCTCCATTCATCTCCTCTTCCATCCTGCACACACTTCAACTCACACCGGCATGGACTCCACACACAGTCCTAACGAGGGTGGAGAAGACCATGGCATAAATAAGTAGATtagattgaatgaatgaaagaatgtgaAAAATGGCCTTGGTGCAAAAATTGCAAATACCCCCTCATGTCCATCCTACCAAAT from Hoplias malabaricus isolate fHopMal1 chromosome 3, fHopMal1.hap1, whole genome shotgun sequence carries:
- the si:ch211-161c3.6 gene encoding high mobility group AT-hook 2b, with amino-acid sequence MEEEMNGAGGEVAVSAPAECPTAPKRGRGRPRKQRQEPADPSAPRRPRGRPRGSKNKAHRPTAKVESSGEKRPRGRPRKWPQKSVQQEEQQHEEKEAEPEEQELPRTPPPSSTQEEHV